A genomic window from Cricetulus griseus strain 17A/GY chromosome 4, alternate assembly CriGri-PICRH-1.0, whole genome shotgun sequence includes:
- the LOC100770026 gene encoding olfactory receptor 150 — translation MIARNNSTVTEFILAGLTDAPELQLSLFLLFLGIYAVTMVGNLGMITLILLSSHLHTPMYFFLSSLSFIDLCHSTVITPKMLVNFVTEKNIISYPECMTQLYFFLVFVISECHMLAAMSYDRYVAICNPLLYNAVMSYQVCSWMIFGVYSMGLIGATAHTVCMLRVHFCKADVINHYFCDLFPLLELSCSSTFINEVVVLCFSAFNILFPTLSILSSYIFIIASILRIKSTEGRSKAFSTCSSHIAAVAVFFGSAAFMYLQPSSVSSMDQGKVSSVFYTIVVPMLNPVIYSLRNKDVKLALKKLYEKSFS, via the coding sequence ATGATAGCCAGAAACAACTCCACAGTAACTGAGTTCATTCTTGCCGGATTAACAGATGCACCAGAACTGCAGctgtcccttttcttgctcttcctcgGGATCTATGCAGTAACGATGGTGGGGAACCTGGGTATGATCACGCTCATCCTGCTGAGTTCCCACCTGCACACCCctatgtacttcttcctcagcagTCTGTCCTTCATTGACCTCTGCCATTCCACTGTCATTACCCCCAAAATGCTGGTGAACTTTGTGACAGAGAAGAATATCATCTCCTATCCTGAATGTATGACTCAactctatttttttctggtttttgttatATCAGAGTGTCACATGTTGGCAGCAATGTCATATGACCGTTATGTGGCCATCTGTAACCCATTGCTTTACAATGCTGTGATGTCATATCAAGTTTGTTCCTGGATGATATTTGGGGTGTATAGCATGGGTTTGATTGGTGCCACAGCTCACACAGTCTGCATGCTAAGAGTGCATTTCTGTAAGGCTGATGTAATAAACCATTACTTCTGTGATCTTTTTCCATTACTGGAGCTGTCTTGCTCCAGCACTTTTATCAATGAAGTAGTAGTATTGTGTTTTAGTGCTTTTAATATCCTTTTCCCTACACTGAGTATCCTGAGCTCTTACATTTTCATCATTGCCAGCATCCTCCGGATTAAATCTACTGAAGGCAGGTCCAAAGCCTTCAGCACTTGCAGCTCACACATAGCAGCTGTTGCTGTCTTCTTTGGGTCTGCTGCATTTATGTACCTGCAGCCATCATCAGTCAGCTCCATGGACCAAGGGAAAGTGTCCTCTGTGTTTTATACTATTGTAGTTCCCATGCTGAATCCTGTGATCTACAGCCTGAGAAATAAGGATGTCAAACTTGCTCTAAAGAAGTTGTATGAAAAAAGTTtctcataa